Sequence from the Fulvivirga ligni genome:
CGGCTAAAGAAAACTATCTTACCAGCCACACCTGACTTACCCAGCTTTTTTAATTCATCAAAATCTTTCACCTCTACCACTGAAGCTAAAACTCCTTGATCTCCAGTGCCTACAGAATTACCTAAAGCACAAGTTTTCAGCTCCATCGGACCAAAAATATCAGATCCTGTAACCTTTACTATTTCTTTTTTACCACGCACCCAGTGAGGCACCATTACTTCTTGCAAGAAAACAGTATCGAATCCGTAAGCCTTCATGGTTTGCTTACTCCACTCCACAGCCGCAGCTGCTTCAGGTGAGCCACTAAGCCTACCGCCTATTTCATTACTTAAATAATCAAGCTTCTGATACGCCTCTCCGTGCTGAAGAGTCTCATCAAAGATGCTTTTTAGCATTTCTTTATCATCCTGAGCATTAGCTGATCCTATTCCCAATAATGCGAGGATCAATACAAAATTTACAATTCTCATTTAACTAATATTTAATTAATATTCTCATAACCTACTTCACTGCGCCGATGGTTATATTTATGCCTCTTTTTGTCAAAGGTTAACTATTTTATGACATGCACAGCGTTTTAGGGAATGAAAATTAGAATTAATTCCATTAAAAACAGAATTCTCACTGGCTTTTTGTGCATCACTTTTATTTCTGCACTTCTTTCAGTTTTTAGTTTCTATTATATTGATAAAATAGACAATATTAGATCCTTTGATAAGCGCATTTCTAAAATTGAGGTACTTACACTTAACCTGATCAAGGAAGATAATGACTTCTATGATCTGGAGACTATCAATGAGCAATACTTCAAGACTAAAAAGAGTAAAATTTTAGATCGAAGAAATGCGCTGAAGACAGACATCAGCAGAGAACTTAATGACATAAGGCAAGAAGATAAGATCATCAACATTGATGTATATCTTACTAACATTTCCCAATCATTAGACGAATACAATCACACCTTTGATAAACTTGCCACCATGGTGTATCAGCGTGGGTTTAGAGACTACGGCGTTGAGGGAGAAATGAGAAGATATGCCCATGCGCTAGAAGAGCACACTGATGCCATCAGCCTATCTAACGTTCTTTCATTAAGGCGCCATGAAAAGGATTTCTTACTAAGGAATGATCCTGAGTATATCGAAAAGCATCAAATCCTCTCCAGCTCAATACTAAATAATCTAAGACAAAAACGATCAGGAGACACCGTTATTCACATTGTGGAACAATATGCTGACAACTTCAGAAAGCTTGTTAAGTATCAGGATAGCATTGGTGTAAATAGTAACGAAGGCCTAAGACATGCGCTAAACGAGATGACAGCCGACATTAGTAGTCAGTTCGAAACTCTTACCAGCGTTACGGATAGCCAGGTTGAAAAAATCACTGAAAAGGTAATTTTCATCTTTGTTTCGATAGTACTCACATCCATTTTACTTTCACTTATTCTAAGTTATCTCATAGCCAACCGGCTGAGCAGGCCCATCAAGAAGTTATCTCTACTCATGAAAAGAGTGATGGAAAATGAATACTCAGGAAACAATAGATTGAAATTTAAAAACCCCACCAGTGAAATAGATAACCTATCAAAATCCTTTTTCACGTTAATGCGTCAAACACAGGCACAGATGCAGGAAATCGGGGATAAGACAAGTCAGCTAAAGTATCAAAACACTGAGCTAACAAAACTAAATATGGAGCTAGACAGCTTTATTTATAGCACTGCTCATGACTTAAGGGCTCCCTTATCCTCAATTTTAGGGCTGATTAATCTCGCGAAGACGGATGATCCGGCTCGAACGCAAGAGTACTTGAGCTATATGGAAACCAGTGTTACTAAAATGGAAAAATTCATCACAGATGTAGTGGCCTATTCAAAAAATAAAAAATTAGAACTAATCGTAGAGCCCATTCAGGTAGAAGAATTCATCAATAACATCTTTGAAAACAGCCAGTTTATCCCGGAATACAAGCACATCACCAGAAACATATCAATCACCGGCCAAGAGACATTGTATAGCGACTCTAACAGGCTATATATAATTTTAAATAACCTTATTTCAAATGCCATTAGATATTCTGATCTGGATAAAGAACAGCCTTTTATTTCTATTGAGGTGAATATTACTGATAGAAGAATGCTCCTTGTTTTTTCAGACAATGGTCAGGGCATAAGCCAAAACCACCTGAATAAAATTTTCAATATGTTCTATCGGGCTTCTGAACAATCCAATGGATCGGGACTAGGACTATTTATCCTAAGAGAATCGATCATCAAGCTCAAAGGCAAAGTAGAAGTGACTTCAGAACTAAATGAAGGCACTACATTTACCATTACGCTGCCTAACA
This genomic interval carries:
- a CDS encoding sensor histidine kinase — encoded protein: MKIRINSIKNRILTGFLCITFISALLSVFSFYYIDKIDNIRSFDKRISKIEVLTLNLIKEDNDFYDLETINEQYFKTKKSKILDRRNALKTDISRELNDIRQEDKIINIDVYLTNISQSLDEYNHTFDKLATMVYQRGFRDYGVEGEMRRYAHALEEHTDAISLSNVLSLRRHEKDFLLRNDPEYIEKHQILSSSILNNLRQKRSGDTVIHIVEQYADNFRKLVKYQDSIGVNSNEGLRHALNEMTADISSQFETLTSVTDSQVEKITEKVIFIFVSIVLTSILLSLILSYLIANRLSRPIKKLSLLMKRVMENEYSGNNRLKFKNPTSEIDNLSKSFFTLMRQTQAQMQEIGDKTSQLKYQNTELTKLNMELDSFIYSTAHDLRAPLSSILGLINLAKTDDPARTQEYLSYMETSVTKMEKFITDVVAYSKNKKLELIVEPIQVEEFINNIFENSQFIPEYKHITRNISITGQETLYSDSNRLYIILNNLISNAIRYSDLDKEQPFISIEVNITDRRMLLVFSDNGQGISQNHLNKIFNMFYRASEQSNGSGLGLFILRESIIKLKGKVEVTSELNEGTTFTITLPNKKNKFKKAQQLEETLFAP